CGACTTCTCCACATCGCCTTTGACGGCACGCGCGGCGGCCGAGCCGACCGGCCCGAACAACGCCCGACCGCCCAACTCCAGCCGCAAACCGAGGGCGGACCCGTCGCCGGAGGCCCGGACCGTCAGCCGGACGCCGTATTTGGTGCCGCCTTTGCCGGCGCCCGACATCGCGACCTCGTGCGGCGGGTCCCATTTGGTGACCGTCCAGGTCACCCGGTTGCGCATACCCTTGGCGCGTGCCACCCCGATGATCTGGGTGCCCTCGGCGATCTCGTCGGGCAACTCGCTGCGCCAGCCCTCGTGCATGACCAGCCAGTCGCCCAGGTCGGACAGATCCGCGACGTGATCCCACATGTCCTGCGGGGTCATCGGGACGTCCAGGGTCAATTCGACGGAGGCCATCTCACGAACCTAGCCCGCCCGCGAGTGTGCGTCTGCGGCTTTCGGTGTGCACGCACGGCGGTGTCGCCCGAGACGCACACTCGACGCCCCACGGCCGCGGGCCCCGCCAGGCAAGCACGTCAGTGGGTCGTCAGCGACTCTCAGTGGCTGGGTCCCCCGCGGAACCGGTTGCCGATGCGGATCGCCGGCAGCAGCAGACTGCGCGGGGTATACCTGCCGCCATTGCTGACCACCTTGGGCACCACGCCGGGTACGACGGTGCGCTTGCCTGTCAGCATTCCGTCGATGGCGGCCTCGGCCACATCGGTCGGCGAAACTTGGGCCAGCGGCACGCTGAATCGTTTGGCGTTGGCGATTTCGGCCCACTCGGTGGGCACCGGGCCCGGGCACAGCGTCGTCACCGATACCCCGGTCCCGTGCAGCTCCTCGTGGACAGCTTCGGAGAACGTCTGCACAAAGGCCTTGGTCGCCGAATACACGGCCATGAAGGGCAGCGGCTGAAACGCCGCGATCGAGGCGATGTTCATCACCGCTCCGGCGCCGCGCTCGACCATGCCGCCCAACGCCGCGTGGGTGAGCTCCATCAACGCCAGGGCGTTGAGCGTGACCTCTTCACTTTCGCGTTCGAGCGGCAACTCGCGGAACACCCCGCTGGTGCCGAATCCGGCGCTATTGCACAGCCCGGCGATCGGTTCCGTGCGCAGCCGGTCGGCCAGTTTTGCGCGCGCCTTCGCGTCGCTGAGATCCAGCGCCAGCACCTCGACTGCGACCGAGAACTCCTCGCCCAGCTGGCCGGCGAGCTCGTCGAGGCGCTCGCGCCGGCGCGCTACCAACAACAGCGGAAAACCGCGCCGGGCCAGGCCGCGGGCCAGCTCGGCGCCGATGCCGGAGGATGCCCCGGTGATGACAACGGTGGACTGGTTGCCGGGTTTGGGGAGGCTCATCGCGTCACCAATGGATTCCGCGGGTCGCTTGCACGAAGGTCTCGCTCCGTCGGTCGAATTTGGCTGTGTCGTCGGCGTCTTCGCCACCTTTGGCCGCGTGCGAATCGTCGAACATGCCGAACGCCCGGTTCCGTACCCGGTCCATCACCGCGGGGTTGACGGCATCGGCGACGGCGGCGAATTGGCCGAACGGTGAGCTGGCCCGCCGCGGCCGGTGCACGATGGCGTCGGCGATCACCCCGGCCGCCTGATCGGGGGTGAGCGCCGGGAACTTGTCGTACATGGTTGTCGGGCTGATCATCGGGGTCCGCACCAGCGC
This Mycobacterium simiae DNA region includes the following protein-coding sequences:
- a CDS encoding type II toxin-antitoxin system Rv0910 family toxin, which codes for MASVELTLDVPMTPQDMWDHVADLSDLGDWLVMHEGWRSELPDEIAEGTQIIGVARAKGMRNRVTWTVTKWDPPHEVAMSGAGKGGTKYGVRLTVRASGDGSALGLRLELGGRALFGPVGSAAARAVKGDVEKSLRNFVDLYG
- a CDS encoding SDR family NAD(P)-dependent oxidoreductase, producing the protein MSLPKPGNQSTVVITGASSGIGAELARGLARRGFPLLLVARRRERLDELAGQLGEEFSVAVEVLALDLSDAKARAKLADRLRTEPIAGLCNSAGFGTSGVFRELPLERESEEVTLNALALMELTHAALGGMVERGAGAVMNIASIAAFQPLPFMAVYSATKAFVQTFSEAVHEELHGTGVSVTTLCPGPVPTEWAEIANAKRFSVPLAQVSPTDVAEAAIDGMLTGKRTVVPGVVPKVVSNGGRYTPRSLLLPAIRIGNRFRGGPSH